A portion of the Streptomyces coeruleoprunus genome contains these proteins:
- the ectB gene encoding diaminobutyrate--2-oxoglutarate transaminase — protein sequence MTITPPALSVFETLESEVRSYCRGWPAVFDRAQGARLTDEDGHTYLDFFAGAGSLNYGHNNPVLKRALLDYLERDGITHGLDMATTAKRAFLESFQRIVLGPRALPYKVMFPGPTGTNAVEAALKLARKVKGRESIVSFTNAFHGMSLGSLAVTGNAFKRAGAGIPLVHGTPMPFDNYLDGRVPDFLWFERLLEDQGSGLNKPAAVIVETVQGEGGINVARPEWLRALAELCRRRDMLLIVDDIQMGCGRTGAFFSFEEAGITPDIVTLSKSISGYGLPMSLCLFRPELDVWGPGEHNGTFRGNNPAFVTATAALDTYWADGQTEKQTLARGEQVEQALLGICDENSADGAHYRGRGLVWGMEFAEKERAARICRKAFELGLLLETSGPQGEVVKLLPPLTVTPEELDEGLRTLARAVHETA from the coding sequence GTGACCATCACCCCGCCCGCCCTCAGCGTCTTCGAGACCCTGGAGTCGGAGGTGCGCAGCTACTGCCGCGGCTGGCCCGCCGTGTTCGACCGCGCGCAGGGCGCCCGGCTCACCGACGAGGACGGGCACACCTACCTCGACTTCTTCGCCGGAGCCGGCTCGCTCAACTACGGCCACAACAACCCCGTACTGAAACGGGCGCTGCTCGACTACCTGGAACGTGACGGCATCACGCACGGCCTGGACATGGCGACGACCGCGAAGCGCGCCTTCCTGGAGTCGTTCCAGCGGATCGTGCTGGGCCCGCGCGCCCTGCCGTACAAGGTGATGTTCCCGGGGCCGACCGGCACCAACGCGGTGGAGGCGGCGCTGAAGCTGGCCCGCAAGGTGAAGGGCCGCGAGTCGATCGTGTCGTTCACCAACGCCTTCCACGGCATGTCGCTGGGCTCCCTCGCCGTCACCGGCAACGCCTTCAAGCGGGCCGGGGCGGGGATCCCCCTGGTGCACGGCACGCCCATGCCGTTCGACAACTACCTGGACGGCCGGGTGCCGGACTTCCTGTGGTTCGAGCGGCTGCTGGAGGACCAGGGTTCGGGCCTCAACAAGCCGGCCGCGGTGATCGTCGAGACCGTGCAGGGCGAGGGCGGCATCAACGTGGCGCGCCCCGAGTGGCTGCGGGCGCTGGCCGAGCTGTGCCGGCGGCGGGACATGCTGCTGATCGTCGACGACATCCAGATGGGCTGCGGCCGTACGGGCGCCTTCTTCTCCTTCGAGGAGGCGGGCATCACGCCGGACATCGTCACGCTGTCGAAGTCGATCAGCGGTTACGGACTGCCCATGTCGCTCTGCCTGTTCCGGCCGGAGCTGGACGTGTGGGGGCCCGGCGAGCACAACGGCACGTTCCGCGGCAACAACCCGGCCTTCGTCACCGCGACGGCCGCGCTCGACACGTACTGGGCGGACGGCCAGACGGAGAAGCAGACCCTCGCGCGCGGCGAGCAGGTCGAGCAGGCGCTGCTGGGGATCTGCGACGAGAACTCCGCCGACGGGGCGCACTACCGGGGCCGGGGCCTGGTGTGGGGCATGGAGTTCGCGGAGAAGGAGCGGGCGGCCCGGATCTGCCGGAAGGCGTTCGAGCTGGGCCTGCTGCTGGAGACGTCCGGTCCGCAGGGCGAGGTCGTGAAGCTGCTGCCGCCGCTGACGGTCACGCCCGAGGAGCTGGACGAGGGCCTGCGCACCCTGGCCCGCGCCGTCCACGAGACGGCCTGA
- a CDS encoding aminotransferase class V-fold PLP-dependent enzyme yields the protein MDTSGPQEALGGAEFAPAQTYLNTSTCGLLPRRTIEAVKALAEENAAGRPDGAGSLEVVAAVRASFARLAGVDAGRVALGASVSAHVGLIAGSLPPGTEVLYAEGDFSSLMTPFVMRGDLKTRSAPLEELADAVRPGTGLVAVSAVQSADGRMADLPAIREAAAAHGARVLLDATQAAGWLPLDAGAYDYTVAGGYKFLVSPRGTSFLTVSEEAQESLVPLNAGWFAGEDRYGSCYGPVERLAPDARRYDDPPSFLAYHGAEESLRLLHEVGVDTVHGHATALAARFRQGLRELGYEPVPTDSVVVAVPGLGHRQPDLTRAGVVTSARAGNLRASFHLYNSAADVDRALNALSSLAA from the coding sequence ATGGACACCTCGGGACCCCAGGAAGCCCTGGGAGGCGCGGAGTTCGCGCCCGCGCAGACGTATCTGAACACCTCCACCTGTGGGCTGCTGCCCCGCCGCACGATCGAGGCCGTCAAGGCCCTGGCCGAGGAGAACGCCGCCGGGCGGCCCGACGGCGCCGGCAGCCTGGAGGTCGTGGCGGCCGTCCGGGCGTCCTTCGCCCGCCTCGCCGGGGTGGACGCCGGACGGGTCGCCCTCGGCGCCAGCGTCTCCGCGCACGTCGGTCTCATCGCCGGGTCCCTGCCGCCCGGGACCGAAGTGCTGTACGCGGAGGGCGACTTCAGCTCCCTCATGACACCCTTCGTGATGCGCGGCGACCTCAAGACGCGCTCGGCACCCTTGGAGGAGCTGGCCGACGCCGTGCGGCCGGGCACCGGTCTGGTCGCCGTCTCCGCCGTCCAGTCCGCCGACGGCCGCATGGCCGATCTGCCCGCGATCCGCGAGGCCGCCGCCGCGCACGGCGCCCGCGTGCTGCTCGACGCCACGCAGGCGGCGGGCTGGCTTCCGCTGGACGCGGGGGCGTACGACTACACCGTCGCCGGAGGCTACAAGTTCCTCGTCAGCCCGCGCGGCACGTCCTTCCTCACCGTGAGCGAGGAGGCCCAGGAGTCCCTCGTCCCGCTGAACGCGGGCTGGTTCGCCGGCGAGGACCGCTACGGCAGCTGCTACGGGCCCGTCGAACGGCTCGCCCCCGACGCCCGGCGCTACGACGATCCGCCGTCCTTCCTCGCGTACCACGGCGCCGAGGAGTCGCTGCGGCTGCTGCACGAGGTGGGCGTCGACACCGTCCACGGGCACGCCACCGCCCTCGCCGCGCGCTTCCGGCAGGGCCTGCGCGAGCTGGGGTACGAGCCCGTGCCCACCGATTCCGTGGTCGTCGCCGTCCCCGGGCTCGGCCACCGGCAGCCCGATCTCACCCGCGCCGGCGTCGTCACCTCGGCCCGCGCCGGGAACCTGCGGGCCTCCTTCCACCTCTACAACTCGGCCGCGGACGTCGACCGGGCACTGAACGCGCTCTCCTCGCTCGCCGCCTGA
- a CDS encoding ectoine synthase, which yields MIVRSLKDIENTERHVRSASGTWESKRIVLAREKAGFSLHETVLYAGTETSMWYANHVEAVLCVEGEAELVDHETGETHWIEPGTMYLLDGHERHTLRPKTDFRCVCVFNPPVTGREDHDENGVYPLLTEED from the coding sequence GTGATCGTCCGATCGCTGAAGGACATCGAGAACACCGAGCGGCACGTGAGATCCGCGTCCGGGACGTGGGAGAGCAAGCGGATCGTGCTCGCCCGCGAGAAGGCCGGCTTCTCGCTGCACGAGACGGTCCTGTACGCCGGCACGGAGACGTCGATGTGGTACGCGAACCACGTCGAGGCCGTGCTGTGCGTCGAGGGCGAGGCCGAGCTGGTCGACCACGAGACCGGCGAGACGCACTGGATCGAGCCGGGGACGATGTACCTGCTCGACGGCCACGAGCGGCACACCCTGCGGCCGAAGACCGACTTCCGGTGCGTCTGCGTCTTCAACCCGCCCGTGACGGGGCGGGAGGACCACGACGAGAACGGGGTCTACCCCCTGCTGACGGAGGAGGACTGA
- a CDS encoding MarR family winged helix-turn-helix transcriptional regulator, translating into MSADRPADDRRPVPAAPDCAATPSAARGGPVSLALSRVARLHRVAAGRFLKAAGLYPGQEFVMMYLWDRGPTRQSELIKALELDPSTVTKMLQRLEHGGYVRRSPDPADRRAVLVEATSASCELHDAVAEAWQDLERHSLAGLAPDERDELARLLGKVEGSLCGLARETQECPPQAASEESAFSARSTSAAEL; encoded by the coding sequence ATGTCCGCCGACCGCCCGGCCGACGACCGCCGGCCCGTGCCGGCGGCGCCCGACTGCGCCGCCACGCCCTCGGCGGCGCGCGGCGGGCCCGTCAGCCTGGCCCTGTCACGGGTGGCCCGGCTGCACCGCGTGGCGGCGGGCCGCTTCCTGAAGGCGGCCGGGCTCTACCCGGGCCAGGAGTTCGTGATGATGTACCTGTGGGACCGCGGCCCCACGCGCCAGTCCGAGCTGATCAAGGCGCTGGAGCTGGACCCCTCGACGGTCACGAAGATGCTCCAGCGGCTGGAGCACGGCGGGTACGTGCGCCGCTCCCCCGACCCGGCCGACCGCCGCGCGGTGCTGGTGGAGGCGACGAGCGCCAGCTGCGAGCTGCACGACGCGGTGGCGGAGGCGTGGCAGGACCTGGAGCGGCACAGCCTGGCCGGGCTCGCCCCGGACGAGCGGGACGAGCTGGCCAGGCTGCTGGGGAAGGTCGAGGGCAGTCTGTGCGGGCTGGCGCGGGAGACGCAGGAGTGCCCGCCTCAGGCGGCGAGCGAGGAGAGCGCGTTCAGTGCCCGGTCGACGTCCGCGGCCGAGTTGTAG
- the thpD gene encoding ectoine hydroxylase, whose amino-acid sequence MEDLYPTRGATETLTGRRDPVVWGPLDADLERYERDGFLAVEELLTDEEVAVHRAELDRLVADPAVRADERAIIEPKSRAVRSVFEVHRISDVFGKLVRDERVVGMARRILGSDVYVHQSRINVKPGFGASGFYWHSDFETWHAEDGLPRMRTVSVSIALTENHDTNGGLMIMPGSHRTFLGCAGATPKDNYKKSLRMQDAGTPSDEALTRLADAHGIRLFTGRAGSATWFDCNAMHGSGDNITPYPRSNVFIVFNSVENPAVEPFAAPVRRPEFIGARDFTPVR is encoded by the coding sequence ATGGAGGACCTGTATCCGACGCGCGGTGCGACCGAGACGCTGACGGGCCGTCGGGACCCGGTGGTGTGGGGGCCGCTCGACGCGGACCTGGAGCGGTACGAGCGGGACGGCTTCCTCGCGGTCGAGGAGCTGCTGACGGACGAGGAGGTCGCCGTCCACCGGGCCGAGCTGGACCGGCTCGTCGCCGACCCGGCCGTACGTGCGGACGAGCGGGCGATCATCGAGCCGAAGTCGCGGGCGGTGCGGTCGGTGTTCGAGGTGCACCGGATCAGCGACGTCTTCGGGAAGCTGGTGCGGGACGAGCGGGTCGTGGGCATGGCGCGCCGGATCCTGGGCTCGGACGTGTACGTCCACCAGTCGCGGATCAATGTGAAGCCGGGGTTCGGGGCGTCCGGGTTCTACTGGCACTCGGACTTCGAGACCTGGCACGCGGAGGACGGGCTGCCGCGGATGCGGACGGTGTCCGTGTCGATCGCGCTGACCGAGAACCACGACACCAACGGCGGCCTGATGATCATGCCGGGGTCGCACCGGACGTTCCTGGGGTGCGCGGGCGCCACGCCGAAGGACAACTACAAGAAGTCGCTGCGGATGCAGGACGCCGGCACCCCCTCGGACGAGGCCCTGACGCGGCTCGCGGACGCGCACGGCATCCGGCTGTTCACGGGCCGGGCGGGCTCGGCCACGTGGTTCGACTGCAACGCGATGCACGGCTCGGGCGACAACATCACCCCGTACCCGCGCAGCAACGTCTTCATCGTCTTCAACAGCGTGGAGAACCCGGCGGTGGAGCCGTTCGCCGCTCCGGTGCGCCGTCCGGAGTTCATCGGGGCACGGGACTTCACCCCGGTGCGGTGA
- a CDS encoding alkene reductase, giving the protein MTTAFDPIDLAGTALANRVAMAPMTRNRAPGRVPTDLMAEYYAQRASAGLIITEGIQPSPAGQGYPNTPGLHSDEQVAAWRRVTDAVHAKGGRIFAQIMHAGRIGHPSILADLPGDLHPVAPSAVAAEGQVFTPEGPKDYVTPRELTDAEVRQVVADFAAAARNAVEAGFDGVELHGANGYLIHQFLAPGSNRRTDAWGGSVEGRIRFAVEVVKAVAAEIGPERTGLRISPGNPYNDIDEPRPLPTYTALLAELEPLGLAYLHVLEVSPEVRDITVQLRKQFSGTFVLNPATDGPTDHTALGLVEDGTADVIAFGVGFLANPDLPARLAAGGPYNTPDQSAFYGGDRTGYTDYPTL; this is encoded by the coding sequence ATGACCACCGCCTTCGACCCGATCGACCTCGCCGGCACCGCCCTCGCGAACCGCGTCGCCATGGCCCCCATGACCCGCAACCGCGCCCCCGGCCGCGTACCGACGGACCTCATGGCCGAGTACTACGCGCAGCGCGCCTCCGCCGGACTGATCATCACCGAGGGCATCCAGCCCTCGCCCGCCGGCCAGGGCTACCCGAACACGCCGGGCCTGCACTCCGACGAGCAGGTCGCCGCCTGGCGCCGGGTCACGGACGCCGTCCACGCCAAGGGCGGCCGGATCTTCGCGCAGATCATGCACGCCGGCCGGATCGGCCACCCCTCGATCCTCGCCGACCTCCCCGGCGACCTCCACCCGGTCGCCCCGTCCGCCGTCGCCGCCGAGGGCCAGGTCTTCACGCCCGAGGGCCCGAAGGACTACGTCACCCCGCGCGAGCTGACCGACGCGGAGGTACGGCAGGTCGTCGCCGACTTCGCGGCCGCCGCGCGGAACGCCGTCGAGGCGGGCTTCGACGGGGTCGAACTGCACGGCGCGAACGGCTACCTCATCCACCAGTTCCTCGCGCCCGGCTCCAACCGCCGCACCGACGCGTGGGGCGGCTCCGTCGAGGGCCGCATCCGCTTCGCCGTCGAGGTCGTCAAGGCCGTCGCCGCCGAGATCGGCCCCGAGCGGACCGGGCTGCGCATCTCGCCCGGGAACCCGTACAACGACATCGACGAGCCGCGGCCGCTGCCCACGTACACGGCGCTCCTCGCCGAGCTGGAGCCGCTCGGCCTGGCGTACCTGCACGTCCTGGAGGTCTCCCCGGAGGTCCGCGACATCACGGTGCAGCTGCGCAAGCAGTTCTCCGGCACCTTCGTGCTCAACCCCGCCACCGACGGCCCCACCGACCACACCGCCCTCGGCCTGGTCGAGGACGGCACCGCCGACGTGATCGCCTTCGGCGTGGGCTTCCTGGCGAACCCGGACCTCCCGGCCCGGCTCGCCGCGGGCGGCCCGTACAACACCCCGGACCAGTCCGCCTTCTACGGCGGCGACCGCACCGGCTACACCGACTACCCGACGCTCTAG
- the ectA gene encoding diaminobutyrate acetyltransferase: MTAAQADLARARNAFLDSPRVEDGAAIWRIARDSEVLDLNSSYSYLLWCRDFAATSLVARDGEGGEPVAFVTGYLRPDRPGTLVVWQVAVDHGHRGRGLAGRLLDALTARLADRVHTVETTVTPDNTASDRLFTSFAARRGASLEREVLFDGGLFPEGTHQPEVLYRISPLGTPA, from the coding sequence ATGACCGCCGCACAAGCAGACCTTGCACGTGCCCGTAACGCATTCCTCGACAGTCCCCGGGTGGAGGACGGAGCCGCGATCTGGCGCATCGCCCGCGACTCCGAGGTGCTCGACCTCAACTCCTCGTACAGCTACCTCCTGTGGTGCCGGGACTTCGCCGCCACGTCGCTCGTCGCCCGGGACGGCGAGGGCGGGGAGCCCGTCGCCTTCGTCACCGGCTACCTGCGGCCCGACCGGCCCGGCACGCTCGTCGTGTGGCAGGTGGCCGTCGACCACGGCCACCGGGGCCGGGGGCTGGCCGGCCGGCTGCTGGACGCGCTGACCGCGCGGCTGGCGGACCGGGTCCACACCGTCGAGACGACGGTCACGCCCGACAACACGGCCTCGGACCGGCTGTTCACCTCGTTCGCCGCGCGCAGGGGCGCGTCCCTGGAGCGCGAGGTGCTGTTCGACGGGGGGCTGTTCCCCGAGGGGACGCACCAGCCCGAAGTCCTGTACCGCATCTCGCCGCTCGGCACCCCCGCCTGA